In the Symphalangus syndactylus isolate Jambi chromosome 17, NHGRI_mSymSyn1-v2.1_pri, whole genome shotgun sequence genome, tgcactgaactccagcctgggcaacagagcgagactctgtctcaaaaattataataggctgggtatggtggctcacgcctgtgatcccagaactttaagagggcatggtgggtggatcacgaggtcaggagttcgagaccagcctggccagcatggtgaaaccccgtctctactgaagatacaaaaaactagccgggcgtggtggtgggcacctgtaatcccagctactagggaggctgagtcaggagaatcgcttgaaccctggaggcggaggttgcagtaagctgagatcacgccattgcactccagcctaggtgacagggcaagacttcgtctcaaaaaaaaaaaataacataatataataataaaaacaaacactctGTTCATAACCAGGGAGGACCCTGAGGCAGTGGTGAGGAATGCGGGCTTTATCCCGAAGGTGATGGGGAGCCTCTTGCGGGTCCGGAGCAGGGAGGAGCAGGTGCTGTGGTCCTCAGTTCCGTAATCACCTCCTCTTGCCTTCCTGCCAGTGAGATTGCCACACTCCAGGAGCAGCTGATGACCTCAGAGGCCACTGTCCACAGCCTGCAGGCCACCGTGTACCCGGGGGACGAGCTCATTAGGCAGTTGCAGCCCCGGGCTGAGCTGCTGCAGGACATCTGCCGCCGCCGGCCACCCCTGGCCACGCTGCTGGATGCCCTGGCTGAGGCTGGGTGTGTACCTCTTCCTTGCAACCCACCAGGGCCTAACACATCATATCCCCACTTTTGAAATTAGGAAACAGCCTCAGAGGTCCAAGAGCTTGACCAAAGTAACTCAGCTGTTAGGTAGCAGAACCAGGTTGGTATGATTCTTCTTCAATATCCTGCCAGTTATATGGGCAAGTGGCCTCAAAATCAACAAAAGACAAGTAGAGGTTGACATGCATCTATGGAGAGAGGCTCAAAAGGAAGAGTTTATACACAAGAATAGAGCAGAAATGTTCTGGAAGTATGTCTGGCGGTGTGAAGTAGGAGGGGGCACACCAGGTTTCACCTTGGTCAACTGAATCTATAATTCCAACTTGGGCCTCACCCCTGAGCTCCAGACTTAGCTATCTGTTTTTCTCACTCTGATATAAAATCCATAGGGCAGGACTTAATCTCTAGGTTGTTCACCACAAATTAAAGCAGAGTCTGGTTTAtagtaagtacttaataaataaataaataaataaataaacaaacaatcaaaGAAGCTAAAGAAACATTCTACACTCCTGGGGGAAGGGATTACCATGAAATGCCATCTGTCCTTTTTCTACTTTTCAGTATTTGGGGTGTTCTTCATTGAAAAAGATTAGCTTCTTGAATGTtccagaaagggagggagagggagagagagaggaatagaTAGAAGTTTCGTATTTTAACTATGGTTCAATTCTAAGCATTCTAAAATTGCATGCAGTTTTTTTAAACCATGAATTACAAgggtgtttaatttccaaattcaTGTAGCTTTTTGTTAATCTCTTCACTATTGCCTTCTAACTTTAATTGcttcatatttaaattataaattatatggtGTGGATGGTACCAATTGTTTTTAAGTCTtctgacttgctttatgaattaatatataattaatgtttCTCCCACAGTCCACATATGCTTAAGAATATAGAATATCTAACTATTGGGTACAAAGGTCTATATTTGTCCATTACACCACGTCCATTCACTGGTTATTCAAATCTACATATGGGGATTCTGTGTAACTTACTTATGGTAAGCAGGGTATGGTGAAATCTCCAAATACGATGGCACACTTGTCAATTTCTCCCTGGGGTTTTAtcagtttttcttctgtattttgagGCTATTTTGACAGgtacataaaatatgaaaattgctACATCCTCCTAATTAACAGTCACTTAGCATCAAGTTCTTACTAATGCTTTCTGTTCCAAAATCCTTTTCTGTTTGATACTGAAGCTCCATCACTTGTGTTTGGTTAATGTATACTGGCATATCTTTATCACTCTCTCTCGTTTATAAAAACTTTCAATCTtctcatatccttatattttaaatatgatagATTAAAACAGCTGGATATTCTTTTATTAGTTCCATCTCTCCAATTGGTaactttagtccatttacatttgttGTGACTGATTTATGTGGACTTCCTTCAATCACCTTTAGAACTTCTATTTCTCTCACTTTCTAATATAACTTTAATAGATCCTCCTGGGATTCCACTAAGACATATTTTAGACCTCATTCTgatctccctccctccacaaccccacCAACTTCTGCCCTATCATCTATCCTCATGTCTCTCTGTGAAACATACTGACTTACTTTTGGGAGATAATTGTCTAACcaattaattctttcttctgatgtCTAATCCATCCACTGAGTTTTTTATTTCaacaattacattttttatttctttatttcattttattctgagacggagtctcactctgtcacccaggctggactgcagtggcatgcacGTGCAGCCcttgcctcctgagctcaagtgatcctccctccgcggcctcctgactagctaggaCAATAGACACGTGCCCcatacccagctttttttttttttttttttttttttttttttggtggtggtgttggggtattttttatagaaacgagttctcaccatgttgcccaggcttgtctccccaactcctgggctcataccatcctcccacctcagtctcccaaagagtgctgggattacaggtgggagccaccagacccagctataTATTTTCCTTCTGTAAGTTCTATTTCATCCATTTTCTTTTCAGGTCCTCCTCATCATTCCTGGTGGTCTTAGTGCTTACTCAATTTTATGAGTCCATCTTTCTTTTATATTAGGTTTCACATATAACTATTGTCTCACAATTCTAATATTTGAAGTCTGTGTTCTGTATCTGATAATTCCAAAACCTAGTCTTTGGGAAACATATTCGTTGTTTCTAACAATTCTTAAATATGTTGGGTTGAGAGTAGGTGAATGCTATGATTTGACTGAATTCATATTTGCCTGCTTTTAATCTTTGGGAATCCTACGGGCTTAAGTTAGAGATGTTTTCCTACAAAAAGTTGCTGTGTCTGCTTCTGATGAGAACTCTGGGTACAACTAACATGAGACCACTTTACCACCATGCATAATCCTGACATTCTCTTGGAGCATCTCAGCATTACACAAGGTTCTCAAATCTGGCTCCCCAACCTTGCTCATTTATACACAGAAGACTAGACTGCTTAGTATAGGTGGTGACTCGGTTCCTGCTAccctggaaaaaacaaaacagatctcTCATCTGAATGTGATCACACACTAGGAAATTCTGAAGGTGAATAACTAGAGGCTGTGGGCAGCAGGGAAAGATAGGTGTCTTTCCTGACCATAGAAATAGGTCAGAAGCTGCCCTAAAGGCTGTGTGCTACAGCATTTCACTATTTAGCTCAACTACCATTCCCTCCATAAGTGTGAGTGGAAGTTGCTTAGAGCACCATGTTGCCTTTAAACGAAATCAGATTTTTGCTTAAAAGTCACAGTCatggtaaaaaaaacaaaacaaaacaaaaacctctggCTTTGGAAGGCTTTCTCAGTAATTAAGGTTACAGCCTGCATTTCATGTTAACTGAACAGAAAACCAGCCTCCAACATCCTTCTGCCCCATGGCTTTCTCTCAGCTCCTCTTGGTTGGGCCTAGGGCAGTCAGACTGTCTGGTTCCAATCCCTGCTCTGCCAcctgtgaccctggacaagttacCAACCTTCAGTtgcctcatccataaaatgcagATATTAATAATACCCTCTTTTAAAGTTATTAAGAGGATTGAAAGagctaataaaaagtaaaaaataaaaagacttggTCAGCATAggcacagagggaaagaaaaaaagtaaaaataaataaataaaaagactagtgcctagcacataaaaGTTCATCAGGAATTAATTCTATAACATGAACTCAATTTTGCAAAACTTCAAAGTACATATAACTTTTACTACGGTatacataacaataataaatttaCAACTGTAGACACGTTTCTCTACAGTAAATCTAAGAAAGACTAAACAGATACTAAATCATTAAGTGATTATCAGTTAGtaactttaattttcttatacttctatattttctttagatCATCTttgtaacaaaaagaaaacaaaccaaatgaaaatgaaatgaattctcTCAAAAAGAATTAAGACAGGAAGAAGGCTCACAAAGTAACATAAAAAATATCTTATGGTTTAtgtaaaattcttaataaaagtACCTTCTTTGCTCCAAGCTGCACTCTGGCTTTGCCTTTGACTCAGGTGGCATTTATTTGCATGATGACTGATTCTATCGAGTATGCCCTTCTTCAGCCCTACAGGACGAACAAAACATCTCTAGAACACAGCAGCGTTCCTGATTCCCACTTGAGAAGGCCTAACAAAATGGCATATAACTTAACAGCAGCAGACCAGTGTTAAAAAATCTGGAGTCAAGGGGAAAAGGTAAAATTGGAACGTTTCCAGAATctcacaaaaaacaacaaaccgaTGTTCTAAGTGCCCAACGTGAGCAAATTAGATCCTTAAATAAAGGTCACTGTTAATGCCTATCCTAGCATAGATTCAGCACCAAGTACGATGTCATTTTACTGGTttaccttttccatttttttttttttttttttttttgagatggagtctcgctctgtcacccaggctggagtgcagtggcgccatctcagctcgctgtaagctctgcctcccgggttc is a window encoding:
- the VMAC gene encoding LOW QUALITY PROTEIN: vimentin-type intermediate filament-associated coiled-coil protein (The sequence of the model RefSeq protein was modified relative to this genomic sequence to represent the inferred CDS: substituted 1 base at 1 genomic stop codon), producing MSALPALXIQEANAHLAAVHRRAAERTVHAQAEHLALHDQQLRAAVDELGRAKDREIATLQEQLMTSEATVHSLQATVYPGDELIRQLQPRAELLQDICRRRPPLATLLDALAEAGSSL